Proteins found in one Zea mays cultivar B73 chromosome 1, Zm-B73-REFERENCE-NAM-5.0, whole genome shotgun sequence genomic segment:
- the LOC100194324 gene encoding photosynthetic electron transport 2, whose product MPLHARAPPLRHSHLLLTAATARLRPCAAPATKPRRRSLVLVRASSSDPPQQQLNLSVLRFTLGIPGLDESYLPRWIGLGFGALVVLNHLLSASPTPAQLRSEAVGLCLAAFSATLPFLGRFLEGADAASRVPLPEGSIQVFVMSENLSAVQKEDMAWASYVLLRNTNTTSVVIAIGDLLCVRGYWNPPANTSKYSTIEWFKSQMQQLGLVDLRGALYFPNSSDSQLAKILPDGILSVLAQPILSPDPANNETKTEGVILLACNANYAYSEKDRAWIRTVADKFQRA is encoded by the exons ATGCCTCTCCACGCCCGCGCACCGCCGCTCCGCCACTCCCACCTTCtactcaccgccgccaccgctcgGCTCCGCCCGTGCGCAGCGCCAGCGACCAAGCCCCGCCGCCGCTCCCTCGTCCTCGTCCGCGCCTCCAGCTCGgaccctccgcagcagcagctcaACCTCTCCGTGCTCCGCTTCACCCTCG GGATTCCGGGGCTGGACGAATCGTACCTCCCCCGGTGGATAGGCCTCGGTTTCGGCGCGCTCGTCGTGCTCAACCACCTCCTCTCTGCGTCCCCGACGCCCGCGCAGCTC AGGTCCGAGGCTGTGGGGCTGTGCCTGGCCGCGTTCTCGGCGACGCTGCCGTTCCTGGGGAGGTTCCTTGAG GGCGCTGATGCTGCCAGCCGAGTGCCGTTGCCCGAGGGGAGCATCCAAGTATTCGTCATGTCTGAGAACCTGTCAGCTGTGCAGAAGGAGGACATGGCGTGGGCGTCGTACGTCCTGCTCCGGAACACAAACACCACGTCTGTG GTCATAGCAATTGGGGATCTCTTGTGCGTACGAGGATACTGGAATCCACCTGCAAATACTTCAAAATATTCCACGATCGAGTGGTTCAAAAGTCAGATGCAGCAACTAGGACTTGTTGATTTGAGGGGTGCTTTATACTTCCCTAATTCGTCAG ATTCTCAGCTTGCGAAGATTCTGCCAGATGGGATTCTTTCTGTGCTAGCGCAACCTATTCTGAGTCCTGATCCAGCTAATAATGAAACAAAAACTGAAGGTGTCATCCTGTTGGCCTGCAATGCAAATTATGCATATAGTGAGAAAGATAGGGCTTGGATAAGAACAGTTGCAGACAAATTTCAACGTGCTTAA
- the LOC100194324 gene encoding photosynthetic electron transport 2 isoform X2 — MSENLSAVQKEDMAWASYVLLRNTNTTSVVIAIGDLLCVRGYWNPPANTSKYSTIEWFKSQMQQLGLVDLRGALYFPNSSDSQLAKILPDGILSVLAQPILSPDPANNETKTEGVILLACNANYAYSEKDRAWIRTVADKFQRA, encoded by the exons ATGTCTGAGAACCTGTCAGCTGTGCAGAAGGAGGACATGGCGTGGGCGTCGTACGTCCTGCTCCGGAACACAAACACCACGTCTGTG GTCATAGCAATTGGGGATCTCTTGTGCGTACGAGGATACTGGAATCCACCTGCAAATACTTCAAAATATTCCACGATCGAGTGGTTCAAAAGTCAGATGCAGCAACTAGGACTTGTTGATTTGAGGGGTGCTTTATACTTCCCTAATTCGTCAG ATTCTCAGCTTGCGAAGATTCTGCCAGATGGGATTCTTTCTGTGCTAGCGCAACCTATTCTGAGTCCTGATCCAGCTAATAATGAAACAAAAACTGAAGGTGTCATCCTGTTGGCCTGCAATGCAAATTATGCATATAGTGAGAAAGATAGGGCTTGGATAAGAACAGTTGCAGACAAATTTCAACGTGCTTAA